The nucleotide window ACCAAAAACTTTGTCAATCCGCACTCACTCTTGCCCAAAATGTAGATGTGTTTTGGACAGAGACGAAAACGCCGCAATCAACATTTTAAATCGGGCATTAAGCGAGGTGGGACTCATCTTGCCTGCGCGTATTGCATAGACTAAAGCCGAAGCACTTTGCTATATGTCCGGTTTGGGCAAAACGCGCAGAAATTTAACGATATGTCCGGTCAATTCTACGCCAATTATGTACTTATCTACACTAAATCGGTAAAAGATGCCTTCAGAATCGAGCCGTTTTAGCCCTGGCAAGTCTTTAATGCGATCGA belongs to Argonema galeatum A003/A1 and includes:
- a CDS encoding cytotoxic translational repressor of toxin-antitoxin stability system, translating into MSLDVRYARSFLVDIKNLEYAAREHIYAVVFEKYKQIDRIKDLPGLKRLDSEGIFYRFSVDKYIIGVELTGHIVKFLRVLPKPDI